The Solicola gregarius DNA window CTCGCCTTGAACCAGGCGGTTGTGCTGTCGCCAGAGGAAGATCTCGCCGAGGTCGCGGAAGTACCAGCCGTTGCCGACGGCGCCATGATCACGCGGTGGCGTGCCGGTCAGGATCGTCGATTGCACCGAGCACGTCACGGCCGGGAGCACGGTGTCCATCGGCGCCTGCCAGCCGTCGCCGGCGAGGCGGCGTAACCGCGGCATGTGCTCCAGCAGCCGTGGCGTCAGGCCGACCAGATCGATCACCAGCAGCTTTCCACTCATGCGGCTTCCTCCAATCCGAGCGCGATCAGCGCATCGCGTACGTGGGCGAGCTCGGCGGCGAGCCCGCGGGCAAGGGCGTCCGGACCATCTCCGGCGCCGGGGAGGACCGACCAGGTGTACGTCTCGACCTCGAGGTGGTCGACACGTGCCTGGGGTCCGCCGAGCAGCGAATCCAGCGACCGATGCAGCTCGTCGCGGGTGCTGCGCAGGGGCGCCTCCGGGTCGGCATGTACCGGTACGTGGAAATGCACTCGCCAGGGCGAACCCGTGTGCAGCGGGCGATGGCCGTCCAGCGCGTCCGGAAGGTCGTCGCGGGTCGCGAGGCGGTTGCGGCCCGGGCTGCGTACCTGGTGCAGGAAGCGGTCCTCCGCATACCGGTGCAGTACGTCGCGGGTCGCGGCGTCGGCCGGGTCGTCCACGTGGAGCGCCGCCGCCGGCTGGGTCTTGACGACCGGGAGCCCGGCGCGGTCGAGCTTGGCCAGGGTCTCCTCCATGTCCTCGAACCCGACCGCGAGGTGGCAGAGGTCGAGGCAGACGCCGATCCGGGTCCGGTCGACGTCACCGAGGCGCTCGACGGCGTCGGCGATGGTCTCGACGGCGCAGCCCGGCTCGGGCTCGAGACCGACCCGGATCGAGCGACCGGTGTCTGCCTCGAGCTTGTCGAGTGCCTCGGCGAGCTCGTTCAGATGTGCCATTGCGGCGGCCTGCCGATCGCCTAGCCACGGTGCATGCCAGCCGAGCGGAAGTGACGAGATGCTGCCCCGGGCGACGTCATCGGGCAGGAGGTTCGCGAGGACCGTCGCGGCCGCGACGGTGTAGTCGAGCCGGGCTCGTTCGTTCCAGGCCGGGTGGTAGACGTTCTTCTTCACCACCGAGCCCTGGAAGTCGGCGTACGGGAACGCGTTCAGCGTCACGATCTCAACGCCGCCCGACGCCAGGCGATCGCGCAGCCGGCGTACGTCGGCCGGCGAGGAGGCGAGCCGATGCGCCGCCTCGGCGGGGAGCCACATGCCGAGCCCGATCCGCGGAGCGTCAAGGAGCGTGCGGAGTCGAGATCCGTACTGGACCGCCTGCTCGGCGATACCGTCGACATCCTCTGCAGGCAAGACGTTCGTGCCGTACGCGAGGTGCACGAGGGTGCCATCTCGATGCCTGAACCGCATCTCTGATCACCCCTCCGGCCGGGCGCCGCGAAGGATCGAGTTGCCCTCGTACGTCGCGCCGGCGTCGGTGTGGGCGTCGCCGTCGTCAGGAAGCAGGAGTCGTCCGCTCTGCCCGAAGAACTCGACCGGGTTCTGCCAGAGCACCCGGTCGACATCGGCATCGGTATAGCCCGCGTCGAGCATCGCCGCACCGGTCTTCGCGGTCTTCAACGGATCACTGCGTCCCCAGTCGGCGGCGGAGTTGACCAGTACGCGGTCGAGCCCCCGATCCTGCAGGATGCGCACCATCCGGTGCTCGTCCATCTTGGTGTCGGGGTAGATGGAGAATCCCATCCAGCAGCCCGTGTCGGCGACGAGGCCGACGGTCACCTCGTTCAGGTGGTCGACGAGCACGTGACCCGGCGGTATGCCTGACTCCTCGACGAGGTCGAGCGTGCGCTGCGTGCCCGCCTCCTTGTCTCGGTGAGGGGTGTGCACGAGCACCGGCAGCTCGAACTCCGCAGCGAGCGCCAGCTGTCGAGAGAACGCCTTCTCCTCCGCCGTGGTCATCGAGTCGAAGCCCACCTCGCCGACCGCGACGACGCCGTCCTTTGCGAGGTAGCGCGGCAGCACGTCGAGGACGTCGAGGCACCGTGGATCGTTTGCCTCCTTGGGATTCAACGCGATCGTGCAATGGTGCGCGATGCCGAACTGCGAGGCACGGAAGCGTTCCCAGCCGACGAGGCCATCGAAGTAGTCACAGAAGGACTCGACGCTCGTCCGCGGTTGGCCGAGCCAGAACGCCGGCTCCACGAGTGCGCGTACGCCGGCTGCGTACATCGCCTCGTAGTCGTTGGTCGTACGTGAGGTCATATGGATATGCGGGTCGAAGATGCGCATCGGATCAGGTCAGTCCTTCGGGGTCGTCGGTCGGCTGGCGAGCAGGCGGCGGGCCGCGTCGCTGCGATCGTCATGTGGGGATGCCAGCTCGGTATCGAGATCGATCAGCGCGACGGCCTCGGGAAAGCGGTCGAGAACGAGCCAGACGTCCGCTGGTACGTCGCGGCCCGCGGCAACGCGCTCGTGTGCGTACCGCGCGACCATCTCGGCGAGCGACCGATCGGCGCGTACGCGGAGATCGGCGACCGAGGTCAGAGCCACACCGACGAACAGACACTTGAGTACGCCCTGGCGCCAGGTGTCGGCGTCGAGCCGTGCGGCCGGTGGGCCCATCGCGGCGGCGACCAGCCGCGTGTCGTTCGTGCGGAGCGCGTCCTCGAGTACGTCGGGTGCCGCGGCGGAGTCGACGACGCCGAGCCCGAGCAGTACGGCGCGCTTCTCGTCGCTGTCGCCGAACCGGTAGAGCGCGGCGACCTCTGCGCCACCTCGCGTGGCCGGCAGTGCGCCGACGGCCGCTCGCAACAGTGCGACCCGCACGGCGTCCTCGGCGAGCACCACCTCGCCGTGATCGTCGCGCAGGCCGATGTCGCCCCGTGTCGTACGCCGCGCCGCGGCCGGGAAGTATCGCCCGACCGTTTCGGGTGCTTCCTCGATGCGGCGAAGCATGTCGTCGAGTGCGGCAGCCGCGTCCGGCGGTAGCGCGGCTCGCACGTCGACGGGGGTCGTTGGTGCACTCATCCGGCTTCCTCTCTGTCGGCCGCGGCCTTGCCCACCCGTGCGAGTGACGCCCGCAGCGCGTCCATCGCGGACCGTGCGACCACGGGCGCCGCGTGGGAGTGCCGGGGCAGCTCTACCGATGCAAGCCCTGCGTAGCCCGTGGCGACCAGTGCCCCGAGCACGCCGTCGAGATCGAGATCACCGGTGCCGAGCTCGAGATGCTCGTGTACGTCGCGCACCATGTCGTCGACCTGCACGTTGCCGATCAGCCCGCCTGCCTTGGCGATCGTGTCTGCCGGTGTGGTGGGCTCATTGCACACGAGGTGGCCGAGATCGACGGTCAACCGCAAATGCTCGGGCGCACCCAGGCGCTCGCGCAAGGCCAGCGCGTCGTCGACGGTCGCGACGAACATCCCGGGCTCGGGTTCGAAGCAGCAGGTCACGCCGAGTCGCGCCGCGTCGTCGAGCACCGGGCCGAGCCCATCGGTCACCCGGCGCCACGCCTCATCGTCGCCGACGGCATCGGGAAGGGTGCCCGACCAGCACGACATGGCGTCTGCGTCGAGCTCGTACGCGATCCGTACGGCGCGGCGGAGCAGGTCGACGCGGCGTTCGCGCCCCTCGTCACTGACCAGGGTCGGCTCGTGCTTGCGCCACGGATCGAGGACGTACCGCGATCCGGTCTCGATGACGCATGCCAGCCCGAACGTGTCGAGCATGCGGCCCGCGTACGCGACCTGGTCGGTGACGTCGTCGGCGAACGGATCGAGATGCGGTTGGTCAAGCGTCAGCGCGACGCCTTCGTAGCCCAGCCCGGCGATGACCGCACACGCATCACCCAGGCGGTGACCCGCGAACCCGTTCGTGCCGTAGCCGAGCCGAAGGGTCATGTCGTACTCATCCGACGGGATGCGTACCTGACCAGCGGGCCGCCGGCGAGCACCGTTGCCGCCGCGCCGAGGCGTCCGCGGCGCGCGAGCCAGGATGCCTGTAGGAGTGGGAATCCGGCGATCCCGCGACCGGTCGCGTCGCGCACGGTGGCCGCGGAGGGATCGGCGATGGTGCGCGACTGGGCGCGGCCGACGACCACGCCGTACGCGGTCGACAGCGCCGCTGACACGAGTCGGTCACGCCGCCGAGCACGGCGATCCGTCAGCGCGCGCACGACTCCCGCGGTGGCGATGGCGGCGGTCGCGGCGGTGACCGTGCCCGCGCGGGACGGGTCGGTGCCGTGCACCTCGTCGCGGCTCAGGGTCGTGACTGCGACAGTGTGTGCCGCCACCGAGGTGGCGGGCTCCCAGGCGCGTACAGGTGCCGCGCACGCGCCGAGCAGCACGTCGAGTCCGCGGTTCGATGCCATCACGACCGGTCCCGCCGGACTCTGCTTGGCGATCGTGTCGTACGCCCAGACCAGCGCCGCGAGGGGCAGGCTGACCCGCAGGGCCGCCCGGCCGCCGGCAACCGCGGACGCGGAGATGCCGGCAAGCCCGAGCACACCGGCAGTGGTGATCGCGGTACGCGGGCTGATCCGGCCGGAAGGGATGGGGCGCTCCGGTCGCTCGACGGCGTCGAGATCGCGATCCGCCCAGTCGTTCAGGGCCATTCCCGCCCAGTACAGGCACGCCGAGGCGATCGGCATCGCGGCGCTGTATCGCGCCGACGCGCCCGCGTACGCAGCGCCGGTCAGTGCGTCTCCTGGAACCGTCAGCGCGGCGGGGAGGCGGACCAGCTCGGCGAGGTCGCGTCCGTTCACGGGGCGACCCGCTCGCCGCAGTCGTGCGTCCACGTACGGAGGGCGTCCCACTGCTCCGCGAGCCGATGTTCATCGGAGGCGAGCGGCGCCTTGAAGAAGAAGCCGAGCGCGGGCAGCGGACCGGAGTCGCCGAGCGCATGCGCGCGAGCGACCAGGCGTACGAGATCGAGCACGAGCGGAGCGGCGAGCGCGGAGTCGCAACCCTGCCAGGTGAACTGCATCGTCATCCGGGCGCCGAGGAACCCGTCGAAACGGATGTGATCCCAGGCCGTCTTCCAGTCACCGAGGTCGGCGACGTAGTCGATGTGCATCGGGCCGTCGACCGGACGACCGACCATGGCGTCGAGACCCTCCTGCTTCGTGCCGGTCTTGCTGGCCGCGGCGGTCGGATCGGCCAGCGTCTCGCCGTCGCCTCCCCGAGCAGGTTGACCGACGTCCAGGATCGGATCGGTAGGGCGCGAGACGCGAACATCGGCGCGAGTACCGACTTCACCAGCGTCTCGCCGGTCTTGCCGTCCCTCCCGGCGTACGGCAGCCCGTTGCGTTCGGCGAGCTCGCGCAGCGCGGGAACCTCG harbors:
- a CDS encoding SCO3242 family prenyltransferase: MNGRDLAELVRLPAALTVPGDALTGAAYAGASARYSAAMPIASACLYWAGMALNDWADRDLDAVERPERPIPSGRISPRTAITTAGVLGLAGISASAVAGGRAALRVSLPLAALVWAYDTIAKQSPAGPVVMASNRGLDVLLGACAAPVRAWEPATSVAAHTVAVTTLSRDEVHGTDPSRAGTVTAATAAIATAGVVRALTDRRARRRDRLVSAALSTAYGVVVGRAQSRTIADPSAATVRDATGRGIAGFPLLQASWLARRGRLGAAATVLAGGPLVRYASRRMSTT
- a CDS encoding TatD family hydrolase; translated protein: MRIFDPHIHMTSRTTNDYEAMYAAGVRALVEPAFWLGQPRTSVESFCDYFDGLVGWERFRASQFGIAHHCTIALNPKEANDPRCLDVLDVLPRYLAKDGVVAVGEVGFDSMTTAEEKAFSRQLALAAEFELPVLVHTPHRDKEAGTQRTLDLVEESGIPPGHVLVDHLNEVTVGLVADTGCWMGFSIYPDTKMDEHRMVRILQDRGLDRVLVNSAADWGRSDPLKTAKTGAAMLDAGYTDADVDRVLWQNPVEFFGQSGRLLLPDDGDAHTDAGATYEGNSILRGARPEG
- a CDS encoding sugar phosphate isomerase/epimerase family protein, producing the protein MTLRLGYGTNGFAGHRLGDACAVIAGLGYEGVALTLDQPHLDPFADDVTDQVAYAGRMLDTFGLACVIETGSRYVLDPWRKHEPTLVSDEGRERRVDLLRRAVRIAYELDADAMSCWSGTLPDAVGDDEAWRRVTDGLGPVLDDAARLGVTCCFEPEPGMFVATVDDALALRERLGAPEHLRLTVDLGHLVCNEPTTPADTIAKAGGLIGNVQVDDMVRDVHEHLELGTGDLDLDGVLGALVATGYAGLASVELPRHSHAAPVVARSAMDALRASLARVGKAAADREEAG
- the eboE gene encoding metabolite traffic protein EboE, giving the protein MRFRHRDGTLVHLAYGTNVLPAEDVDGIAEQAVQYGSRLRTLLDAPRIGLGMWLPAEAAHRLASSPADVRRLRDRLASGGVEIVTLNAFPYADFQGSVVKKNVYHPAWNERARLDYTVAAATVLANLLPDDVARGSISSLPLGWHAPWLGDRQAAAMAHLNELAEALDKLEADTGRSIRVGLEPEPGCAVETIADAVERLGDVDRTRIGVCLDLCHLAVGFEDMEETLAKLDRAGLPVVKTQPAAALHVDDPADAATRDVLHRYAEDRFLHQVRSPGRNRLATRDDLPDALDGHRPLHTGSPWRVHFHVPVHADPEAPLRSTRDELHRSLDSLLGGPQARVDHLEVETYTWSVLPGAGDGPDALARGLAAELAHVRDALIALGLEEAA
- a CDS encoding inositol-3-phosphate synthase; this encodes MTMQFTWQGCDSALAAPLVLDLVRLVARAHALGDSGPLPALGFFFKAPLASDEHRLAEQWDALRTWTHDCGERVAP
- a CDS encoding EboA domain-containing protein, which encodes MSAPTTPVDVRAALPPDAAAALDDMLRRIEEAPETVGRYFPAAARRTTRGDIGLRDDHGEVVLAEDAVRVALLRAAVGALPATRGGAEVAALYRFGDSDEKRAVLLGLGVVDSAAAPDVLEDALRTNDTRLVAAAMGPPAARLDADTWRQGVLKCLFVGVALTSVADLRVRADRSLAEMVARYAHERVAAGRDVPADVWLVLDRFPEAVALIDLDTELASPHDDRSDAARRLLASRPTTPKD